In the Sus scrofa isolate TJ Tabasco breed Duroc chromosome 6, Sscrofa11.1, whole genome shotgun sequence genome, one interval contains:
- the RPE65 gene encoding retinoid isomerohydrolase isoform X2 — protein MSIQVEHPAGGYRKLFETVEELSSPLTAHVTGRIPLWLTGSLLRCGPGLFEVGSEPFYHLFDGQALLHKFDFKEGHVTYHRRFIRTDAYVRAMTEKRIVITEFGTCAFPDPCKNIFSRFFSYFRGVEVTDNALVNIYPVGEDYYACTETNFITKINPETLETIKQVDLCNYVSVNGATAHPHIENDGTVYNIGNCFGKNFSIAYNIVKIPPLQAGLFLFLNSFGLTPNYIVFVETPVKINLFKFLSSWSLWGANYMDCFESNETMGVWLHIADKKRKKYLNNKYRTSPFNLFHHINTYEDNEFLIVDLCCWKGFEFVYNYLYLANLRENWEEVKKNARKAPQPEVRRYVLPLNIDKADTGKNLVTLPNTTATAILCSDETIWLEPEVLFSGPRQAFEFPQINYQKYGGKPYTYAYGLGLNHFVPDRLCKLNVKTKETWVWQEPDSYPSEPIFVAHPDALEEDDGVVLSVVVSPGAGQKPAYLLILNAKDLSEVARAEVEINIPVTFHGLFKKS, from the exons ATGTCCATCCA AGTCGAACATCCTGCTGGTGGTTACAGGAAACTGTTTGAAACTGTGGAGGAACTGTCCTCGCCGCTCACAGCTCATGTTACAG GCAGGATCCCCCTCTGGCTGACCGGCAGTCTCCTTCGCTGTGGGCCAGGACTCTTTGAAGTTGGATCTGAGCCTTTTTACCACCTGTTTGATGGGCAAGCCCTCTTGCACAAGTTTGACTTTAAAGAAGGACATGTCACGTACCACAGAAG GTTCATCCGCACTGATGCTTACGTACGGGCAATGACTGAGAAAAGGATCGTCATAACAGAATTTGGCACCTGTGCTTTCCCAGACCCCTGCAAGAATATATTTTCCAG gtttttttcttactttcGAGGAGTAGAGGTAACTGACAATGCCCTTGTTAATATCTACCCAGTGGGGGAAGATTACTATGCCTGCACAGAGACCAACTTCATTACAAAGATTAATCCTGAGACCTTGGAGACAATTAAGCAG GTTGATCTTTGCAACTATGTCTCAGTCAATGGAGCCACTGCTCATCCCCACATTGAAAATGATGGAACTGTTTACAACATTGGTAATTGCTTTGGGAAAAATTTTTCAATTGCCTACAATATTGTAAAGATCCCTCCATTACAAGCAG GTTTATTTCTATTCCTGAACAGTTTTGGTTTGACACCCAACTATATTGTTTTTGTGGAGACACCAGTCAAAATTAATCTGTTCAAGTTCCTTTCTTCATGGAGTCTCTGGGGAGCCAACTACATGGATTGTTTTGAGTCCAATGAAACCATGGGG GTTTGGCTTCATATTGctgacaaaaaaaggaaaaagtatctCAATAATAAATACAGGACTTCACCTTTTAACCTCTTCCATCACATCAATACCTATGAAGACAATGAGTTTCTGATTGTGGATCTCTGTTGCTGGAAAGG ATTTGaatttgtttataattatttatatttagccAATTTACGTGAGAACTGGgaagaggtgaaaaaaaatgccagaaaggCTCCCCAGCCTGAAGTCAGGAGATACGTACTTCCTTTGAACATTGACAAG GCTGACACAGGCAAGAATTTAGTCACACTCCCCAACACAACTGCCACTGCAATTCTGTGCAGTGACGAGACCATCTGGCTGGAACCTGAAGTTCTCTTTTCAGGGCCTCGTCAAG CATTTGAGTTTCCTCAGATCAATTACCAGAAGTACGGTGGGAAACCTTATACATACGCATATGGACTTGGCTTGAATCACTTTGTTCCAGACAGG CTCTGTAAGCTGAATGTCAAAACTAAAGAAACTTGGGTGTGGCAAGAGCCTGATTCATACCCATCCGAACCCATCTTTGTTGCTCACCCAGATGCCTTGGAAGAAGATGATG GTGTAGTTCTGAGTGTGGTGGTGAGTCCTGGAGCAGGACAAAAGCCTGCTTATCTCCTGATTCTGAATGCTAAAGACTTGAGTGAAGTTGCCAGGGCCGAAGTGGAGATTAACATCCCTGTCACCTTTCACGGACTGTTCAAAAAATCCTGA
- the RPE65 gene encoding retinoid isomerohydrolase isoform X1 gives MSIQVEHPAGGYRKLFETVEELSSPLTAHVTGRIPLWLTGSLLRCGPGLFEVGSEPFYHLFDGQALLHKFDFKEGHVTYHRRFIRTDAYVRAMTEKRIVITEFGTCAFPDPCKNIFSRFFSYFRGVEVTDNALVNIYPVGEDYYACTETNFITKINPETLETIKQVDLCNYVSVNGATAHPHIENDGTVYNIGNCFGKNFSIAYNIVKIPPLQADKQDPISKSEIVVQFPCSDRFKPSYVHSFGLTPNYIVFVETPVKINLFKFLSSWSLWGANYMDCFESNETMGVWLHIADKKRKKYLNNKYRTSPFNLFHHINTYEDNEFLIVDLCCWKGFEFVYNYLYLANLRENWEEVKKNARKAPQPEVRRYVLPLNIDKADTGKNLVTLPNTTATAILCSDETIWLEPEVLFSGPRQAFEFPQINYQKYGGKPYTYAYGLGLNHFVPDRLCKLNVKTKETWVWQEPDSYPSEPIFVAHPDALEEDDGVVLSVVVSPGAGQKPAYLLILNAKDLSEVARAEVEINIPVTFHGLFKKS, from the exons ATGTCCATCCA AGTCGAACATCCTGCTGGTGGTTACAGGAAACTGTTTGAAACTGTGGAGGAACTGTCCTCGCCGCTCACAGCTCATGTTACAG GCAGGATCCCCCTCTGGCTGACCGGCAGTCTCCTTCGCTGTGGGCCAGGACTCTTTGAAGTTGGATCTGAGCCTTTTTACCACCTGTTTGATGGGCAAGCCCTCTTGCACAAGTTTGACTTTAAAGAAGGACATGTCACGTACCACAGAAG GTTCATCCGCACTGATGCTTACGTACGGGCAATGACTGAGAAAAGGATCGTCATAACAGAATTTGGCACCTGTGCTTTCCCAGACCCCTGCAAGAATATATTTTCCAG gtttttttcttactttcGAGGAGTAGAGGTAACTGACAATGCCCTTGTTAATATCTACCCAGTGGGGGAAGATTACTATGCCTGCACAGAGACCAACTTCATTACAAAGATTAATCCTGAGACCTTGGAGACAATTAAGCAG GTTGATCTTTGCAACTATGTCTCAGTCAATGGAGCCACTGCTCATCCCCACATTGAAAATGATGGAACTGTTTACAACATTGGTAATTGCTTTGGGAAAAATTTTTCAATTGCCTACAATATTGTAAAGATCCCTCCATTACAAGCAG ACAAACAAGATCCAATAAGCAAGTCAGAGATCGTTGTACAATTCCCCTGCAGTGACCGATTCAAGCCATCTTACGTCCATAG TTTTGGTTTGACACCCAACTATATTGTTTTTGTGGAGACACCAGTCAAAATTAATCTGTTCAAGTTCCTTTCTTCATGGAGTCTCTGGGGAGCCAACTACATGGATTGTTTTGAGTCCAATGAAACCATGGGG GTTTGGCTTCATATTGctgacaaaaaaaggaaaaagtatctCAATAATAAATACAGGACTTCACCTTTTAACCTCTTCCATCACATCAATACCTATGAAGACAATGAGTTTCTGATTGTGGATCTCTGTTGCTGGAAAGG ATTTGaatttgtttataattatttatatttagccAATTTACGTGAGAACTGGgaagaggtgaaaaaaaatgccagaaaggCTCCCCAGCCTGAAGTCAGGAGATACGTACTTCCTTTGAACATTGACAAG GCTGACACAGGCAAGAATTTAGTCACACTCCCCAACACAACTGCCACTGCAATTCTGTGCAGTGACGAGACCATCTGGCTGGAACCTGAAGTTCTCTTTTCAGGGCCTCGTCAAG CATTTGAGTTTCCTCAGATCAATTACCAGAAGTACGGTGGGAAACCTTATACATACGCATATGGACTTGGCTTGAATCACTTTGTTCCAGACAGG CTCTGTAAGCTGAATGTCAAAACTAAAGAAACTTGGGTGTGGCAAGAGCCTGATTCATACCCATCCGAACCCATCTTTGTTGCTCACCCAGATGCCTTGGAAGAAGATGATG GTGTAGTTCTGAGTGTGGTGGTGAGTCCTGGAGCAGGACAAAAGCCTGCTTATCTCCTGATTCTGAATGCTAAAGACTTGAGTGAAGTTGCCAGGGCCGAAGTGGAGATTAACATCCCTGTCACCTTTCACGGACTGTTCAAAAAATCCTGA